One part of the Capra hircus breed San Clemente chromosome 4, ASM170441v1, whole genome shotgun sequence genome encodes these proteins:
- the KLHDC10 gene encoding kelch domain-containing protein 10 isoform X3 — protein sequence MEEKKGHRPPPARSGHRCVADNTNLYVFGGYNPDYDESGGPDNEDYPLFRELWRYHFATGVWHQMGTDGYMPRELASMSLVLHGNNLLVFGGTGIPFGESNGNDVHVCNVKYKRWALLSCRGKKPSRIYGQAMAIINGSLYVFGGTTGYIYSTDLHKLDLNTREWTQLKPNNLSCDLPEERYRHEIAHDGQRIYILGGGTSWTAYSLNKIHAYNLETNAWEEIATKPHEKIGFPAARRCHSCVQIKNDVFICGGYNGEVILGDIWKLNLQTFQWVKLPATMPEPVYFHCAAVTPAGCMYIHGGVVNIHENKRTGSLFKIWLVVPSLLELAWEKLLAAFPNLANLSRTQLLHLGLTQGLIERLK from the exons GCCACAGACCTCCACCAGCACGAAGTGGACATCGTTGTGTGGCAGATAATACCAATCTGTATGTGTTTGGAGGTTATAACCCAGATTATGATGAATCAGGAGGGCCAGATAATGAAGACTATCCTCTCTTCAGGGAGCTTTGGAGGTATCATTTTGCTACAGGAGTATGGCACCAGATGGGCACAGATGGCTACATGCCCCGAGAATTGGCATCTATGTCAC TTGTGctgcatggaaacaacctgttaGTGTTTGGAGGTACTGGCATCCCATTTGGTGAGAGCAATGGCAATGACGTCCACGTCTGCAACGTGAAATATAAGAGATGGGCTTTGCTCAGCTGTCGGGGGAAGAAACCCAGTCGTATATATGGACAG GCTATGGCTATCATCAATGGCTCCCTTTATGTATTTGGAGGGACAACTGGCTATATTTACAGCACAGACCTGCACAAATTAGATCTCAATACCAGAGAGTGGACACAATTGAAACCAAACAACCTATCCTGTGATCTACCAGAAGAGAG GTACAGACATGAAATTGCACATGATGGGCAGAGGATTTACATCTTGGGAGGTGGTACTTCTTGGACAGCTTATTCCTTAAACAAG ATTCATGCATACAACCTTGAAACGAATGCATGGGAGGAAATTGCAACAAAACCCCATGAAAAAATAG GTTTTCCTGCAGCCCGGAGATGTCACAGTTGTGTTCAAATAAAAAATG ATGTGTTTATTTGTGGGGGCTATAATGGAGAAGTGATCCTGGGAGATATCTGGAAGCTGAATCTGCAGACTTTTCAATGGGTTAAGCTCCCAGCTACCATGCCGGAGCCAGTTTATTTTCACTGTGCAGCTGTTACACCa GCTGGTTGCATGTACATTCATGGAGGAGTGGTGAACATCCACGAAAATAAACGGACTGGGTCATTGTTTAAGATCTGGCTGGTGGTTCCTAGCCTGCTGGAACTGGCGTGGGAGAAGCTGCTTGCGGCCTTCCCCAACCTAGCAAACCTCTCCCGAACACAGCTTCTGCACCTTGGACTCACACAGGGACTCATCGAGCGCTTGAAATGA